The following proteins come from a genomic window of Microbacterium sp. JZ31:
- a CDS encoding alpha-mannosidase, whose translation MHDDIPLSVGRATRVLKERILPAVHAFRLPLEVAFHELPGEPIAPADAFALEYAPFTVGSPWGAAWGTTWFRVRGTVPPEWAGRRVEAVVDLGFDVNMTGFQCEGLVYLSDGTPVKSLNPRNQWVRIADVAAGGERVEFFIEAASNPVLLDYHPFLPTQEGDIRTSSPRRLYTTRHVDLAVFDAEMFELGLDIEVLLELQAELPPSAPRRMRILQALDDALDVLDLQNLSGTTAAARAALAPALASPAEASAHEISAIGHAHIDSAWLWPVRETIRKVARTASSMTDLIGETDEFVYGMSSAQQYAWLKQHRPEVYEKVRAAVAGGRFLPLGGMWVESDTVMPTGEAIARQFLYGQRFFQEEFGIRPQGVWLPDSFGYSPALPQLIRRAGFQWFFTQKISWNQVNRFPHHTFAWEGIDGSRVLSHFPSMDTYSSQLSGSEVARASRQFREARLANGSIAPVGWGDGGGGTTREMTGKARRLADLEGSAKVRWEHPDAFFDRAAQQLPQPPVWVGELYLELHRGTLTSQHRMKQGNRRSEHLLVEAELWAASAAFWTGEAYPYDDLDALWREVLLLQFHDILPGTSIAWVHREAVEQYARVIAAAEALIQRSLAALAADGSETVVFNAAPIAQAGVAALGASAPAAPDGSVSISSGDGGHVLENALVRVAISHEGLLTSAVDLATGRDAIPAGAEANLLQLHQDFPNMWDAWDVDRYYRNRAQDLRAVESLTVEQSAEAVSVIVSRRFSRSALTQRITLRAGSRALEFAQTTDWHETEKFLKVAFPLDIHAEHTAAETQFGYARRVTHTNTSWEAAKFETAMHRFVHVEEPGFGVALTTDSTYGYDVTRDSTPRQGVTTTVRLSLLRAPRFPDPETDQGEQTHRYAFVIGADIRAATAAGIAMNMPPRAVTGAPVAPVVQATDGVLVSSVKLAADRSGDLIVRVYEPYGRRTAATLGFGRAVSSVRTVSLIEDDLGSPVELVDGRSVGLALTPFEVRTLRVTL comes from the coding sequence ATGCATGACGACATCCCGCTGAGCGTCGGGCGCGCGACCCGCGTGCTGAAGGAGCGGATCCTGCCGGCGGTGCACGCGTTTCGCCTGCCGCTCGAGGTCGCGTTCCACGAGCTGCCGGGCGAGCCGATCGCACCGGCCGACGCGTTCGCGCTCGAGTACGCGCCGTTCACCGTCGGCTCGCCGTGGGGCGCCGCGTGGGGGACGACCTGGTTCCGCGTGCGCGGCACCGTGCCGCCCGAGTGGGCCGGCCGGCGCGTCGAGGCCGTCGTCGACCTCGGCTTCGACGTCAACATGACCGGCTTCCAGTGCGAGGGCCTGGTGTACCTGTCCGACGGGACGCCGGTGAAGTCACTCAATCCCCGCAACCAGTGGGTGCGGATCGCGGATGTCGCGGCCGGCGGCGAACGGGTCGAGTTCTTCATCGAAGCCGCCTCCAACCCGGTGCTGCTCGATTACCACCCCTTCCTGCCGACCCAGGAGGGCGACATCCGCACGTCGTCGCCGCGCCGGCTGTACACGACCCGGCACGTCGACCTCGCGGTGTTCGATGCCGAGATGTTCGAGCTCGGGCTCGACATCGAGGTGCTGCTCGAGCTGCAGGCCGAGCTTCCCCCGTCCGCCCCCCGGCGCATGCGCATCCTGCAGGCGCTCGACGACGCGCTCGACGTGCTCGACCTGCAGAACCTCTCCGGCACGACGGCGGCGGCGCGCGCGGCGCTCGCTCCCGCGCTGGCGTCGCCGGCGGAGGCGTCGGCACACGAGATCTCGGCCATCGGCCACGCGCACATCGACTCCGCCTGGCTGTGGCCCGTGCGCGAGACGATCCGCAAGGTCGCACGTACGGCATCGTCCATGACGGACCTGATCGGCGAGACCGACGAGTTCGTCTACGGGATGTCGAGCGCGCAGCAGTACGCGTGGCTCAAGCAGCACCGCCCCGAGGTGTACGAGAAGGTGCGGGCGGCGGTCGCCGGGGGACGGTTCCTGCCGCTCGGCGGGATGTGGGTCGAGTCGGACACCGTCATGCCGACGGGCGAGGCGATCGCGCGGCAGTTCCTCTACGGTCAGCGGTTCTTCCAGGAGGAGTTCGGGATTCGCCCGCAGGGCGTGTGGCTGCCCGACTCGTTCGGCTACTCGCCCGCGCTGCCCCAGCTGATCCGGCGTGCGGGCTTCCAGTGGTTCTTCACGCAGAAGATCTCCTGGAACCAGGTGAACCGGTTTCCGCACCACACCTTCGCGTGGGAGGGCATCGACGGGTCGCGGGTGCTCAGCCATTTCCCGTCCATGGACACGTACAGCTCGCAGCTGTCGGGGTCGGAGGTGGCGCGCGCCTCGCGCCAGTTCCGCGAGGCGCGTCTCGCGAACGGGTCCATCGCGCCGGTGGGCTGGGGAGACGGCGGCGGCGGCACGACGCGCGAGATGACGGGCAAGGCCCGGCGCCTGGCGGATCTCGAGGGATCGGCGAAGGTGCGGTGGGAGCATCCGGACGCGTTCTTCGACCGCGCGGCGCAGCAGCTGCCGCAGCCGCCCGTGTGGGTCGGTGAGCTCTACCTCGAACTGCATCGCGGCACACTCACCAGCCAGCACCGGATGAAGCAGGGCAACCGCCGCAGCGAGCACCTGCTGGTCGAGGCGGAGCTGTGGGCGGCGTCGGCCGCGTTCTGGACCGGGGAGGCCTACCCGTACGACGACCTCGACGCGCTGTGGCGGGAGGTGCTGCTGCTGCAGTTCCACGACATCCTGCCGGGCACCTCGATCGCGTGGGTGCACCGCGAGGCGGTGGAGCAGTACGCGCGTGTGATCGCCGCGGCGGAGGCGCTCATCCAGCGATCCCTGGCGGCGCTCGCAGCAGACGGATCCGAGACCGTCGTGTTCAATGCGGCGCCCATCGCGCAGGCCGGCGTCGCGGCGCTCGGGGCGTCGGCACCCGCGGCTCCGGACGGATCGGTGTCGATCTCGTCGGGAGACGGCGGCCACGTGCTGGAGAACGCGCTCGTGCGGGTTGCGATCAGCCACGAGGGTCTGCTCACGTCGGCGGTCGATCTCGCGACCGGACGGGACGCGATCCCCGCCGGGGCGGAGGCGAATCTGCTGCAGCTGCATCAGGACTTCCCGAACATGTGGGACGCGTGGGACGTCGACCGCTACTACCGCAATCGCGCCCAGGATCTGCGCGCCGTCGAATCGCTGACGGTCGAGCAGTCCGCCGAGGCCGTCTCGGTGATCGTGTCGCGCCGCTTCTCGCGATCGGCGCTCACGCAGCGGATCACGCTGCGTGCCGGATCGCGCGCGCTCGAGTTCGCGCAGACCACGGACTGGCACGAGACGGAGAAGTTCCTCAAGGTCGCCTTCCCGCTCGACATCCACGCCGAGCACACCGCCGCGGAGACGCAGTTCGGCTACGCCAGGCGCGTGACGCACACGAACACGAGCTGGGAGGCCGCGAAGTTCGAGACCGCGATGCACCGCTTCGTGCACGTCGAGGAGCCGGGCTTCGGCGTCGCGCTCACGACCGATTCGACGTACGGCTACGACGTCACGCGGGACTCCACGCCCCGGCAGGGCGTGACGACGACCGTGCGACTGTCGCTCCTGCGCGCACCGCGGTTCCCGGACCCGGAGACGGATCAGGGCGAGCAGACGCACCGCTACGCGTTCGTGATCGGCGCCGACATCCGCGCCGCCACGGCCGCGGGCATCGCGATGAACATGCCGCCGCGCGCGGTGACCGGCGCACCCGTCGCGCCGGTGGTGCAGGCCACGGACGGTGTGCTCGTGTCCTCGGTGAAGCTCGCCGCGGACCGTTCGGGGGATCTCATCGTGCGCGTCTATGAGCCCTACGGCCGCCGGACGGCGGCGACGCTCGGCTTCGGTCGCGCCGTGTCGTCCGTGAGGACCGTGTCGCTCATCGAGGACGACTTGGGCTCGCCCGTCGAGCTGGTGGACGGGCGATCGGTCGGGCTCGCTCTGACGCCGTTCGAGGTACGGACGCTGCGCGTGACCCTCTGA
- a CDS encoding GntR family transcriptional regulator produces MAGSLTDRLTDDLRARILIGAFEPGSMIVEPRLAEEFGVSKTPVREALGRLASEGLVVVLPKKGYLVRPMALRDVEEVLTLRDLLEPHAAAEAAARITPDQLEDLRGMIRRQNDRAGAEPLEAVEDARVFHSAIAAASGNVRLAEAISRPLDETSRAHHILTGMRRFRTPKQEVEEHERIVEALASGSAEAAAEAMRAHLASIRAAVLGAIAAGERAG; encoded by the coding sequence GTGGCTGGATCGCTGACGGATCGACTGACCGACGACCTGCGCGCCCGCATCCTGATCGGAGCGTTCGAGCCCGGTTCGATGATCGTCGAGCCCCGTCTCGCCGAGGAGTTCGGGGTGTCGAAGACGCCCGTGCGCGAGGCGCTGGGCCGGCTGGCGAGCGAGGGACTCGTGGTGGTGCTGCCCAAGAAGGGCTATCTCGTGCGCCCCATGGCGCTGCGCGACGTCGAGGAGGTGCTCACGCTGCGCGACCTGCTCGAGCCGCACGCGGCGGCCGAGGCGGCCGCGCGCATCACGCCCGACCAGCTGGAGGACCTGCGGGGCATGATCCGCCGGCAGAACGACCGGGCAGGTGCCGAGCCGCTCGAGGCGGTGGAGGACGCGCGCGTCTTCCACAGCGCGATCGCGGCCGCCTCGGGCAACGTCCGGCTCGCGGAGGCGATCTCCCGGCCTCTCGACGAGACCTCGCGTGCACATCACATCCTGACCGGCATGCGGCGCTTCCGGACGCCGAAGCAGGAGGTCGAGGAGCACGAGCGCATCGTCGAGGCGCTCGCATCCGGATCGGCCGAGGCGGCCGCCGAGGCGATGCGCGCGCATCTCGCGTCGATCCGCGCGGCGGTGCTGGGCGCGATCGCGGCAGGAGAGCGGGCCGGCTGA
- a CDS encoding ROK family protein, which yields MPRYALALDLGGTKLDAALVAEDGSVLAASRNRRPTGPAATADDLDAAIAATASHALAHLPADAELAGVGIGSAGPIDRVSGAIHPVNMPQLHGYALAGTAHRVATDVTGRDDLRTRLGHDGGCLALAESWIGAAAGTRASLSIVVSTGVGGGIVIDGTPIGGATGNAGHLGQTVIGDLTLEQIASGPASVRWAQDQGWAGKTGEDIARDAAAGGGIARAAIERSAATVGLGLANASTLLDLEVIAISGGFSRVSDDYVDLVAAALARTAVLPYAQATRVVRSALGDEGPLVGAAALVLR from the coding sequence ATGCCGCGCTACGCCCTCGCCCTCGATCTGGGCGGCACGAAGCTCGACGCGGCGCTCGTCGCGGAGGACGGATCGGTCCTCGCCGCCAGCCGCAACCGCCGTCCCACGGGACCCGCCGCGACGGCGGACGACCTCGACGCGGCGATCGCCGCCACGGCCTCGCACGCCCTCGCTCACCTGCCCGCCGACGCCGAGCTCGCCGGCGTGGGGATCGGCAGCGCGGGCCCGATCGACCGCGTCTCGGGTGCGATCCACCCCGTCAACATGCCGCAGCTGCACGGGTACGCCCTCGCCGGTACGGCGCACCGGGTCGCGACCGACGTCACCGGACGCGACGACCTTCGCACGCGGCTGGGCCACGACGGCGGATGTCTCGCGCTCGCGGAGTCGTGGATCGGCGCCGCCGCGGGGACGCGGGCGTCGCTGTCGATCGTCGTGTCGACCGGCGTCGGCGGCGGCATCGTGATCGACGGCACGCCCATCGGCGGCGCGACCGGCAATGCCGGGCATCTCGGCCAGACCGTGATCGGCGACCTCACGCTCGAGCAGATCGCGTCGGGCCCGGCGAGCGTTCGCTGGGCACAGGATCAGGGCTGGGCGGGGAAGACGGGGGAGGACATCGCGCGCGACGCCGCCGCCGGCGGCGGGATCGCGCGCGCCGCGATCGAGCGCTCGGCCGCGACCGTCGGCCTCGGTCTCGCGAACGCCTCGACCCTGCTCGACCTGGAGGTCATCGCGATCAGCGGCGGCTTCTCCCGGGTGTCGGACGACTACGTCGATCTCGTGGCCGCGGCGCTGGCCCGGACGGCCGTCCTTCCGTACGCGCAGGCGACCCGCGTCGTCCGCAGTGCGCTGGGCGACGAGGGCCCGCTGGTGGGTGCCGCGGCTCTCGTGCTGCGCTGA
- the pyrE gene encoding orotate phosphoribosyltransferase codes for MAASTPELDADRQALIRLIQDEAVFHGDFTLSSGKKATYYVDMRKLTLDHRAAPAIGRIMLDLIADIPDVVAVGGLTLGADPIANAVMHESARTDRPLDAFVVRKEPKDHGRGRQIEGADVKGKRVVVVEDTSTTGQSALKAVEALRREGAEVVAVAVIVDRSTGAQAAIEAEGLEWRAAVGLTDLGLDPQ; via the coding sequence ATGGCCGCATCCACGCCCGAACTCGACGCCGACCGCCAGGCGCTCATCCGCCTGATCCAGGACGAGGCCGTGTTCCACGGCGACTTCACGCTCTCGAGCGGCAAGAAGGCCACCTACTACGTCGACATGCGCAAGCTCACGCTCGACCACCGCGCGGCCCCCGCGATCGGGCGCATCATGCTCGACCTGATCGCCGACATCCCCGACGTCGTGGCCGTCGGAGGGCTGACGCTGGGGGCCGATCCGATCGCGAACGCCGTGATGCACGAGTCGGCGCGCACGGATCGTCCGCTCGACGCGTTCGTCGTGCGCAAGGAGCCGAAGGATCACGGCCGCGGCCGGCAGATCGAGGGCGCGGACGTGAAGGGCAAGCGCGTCGTGGTGGTCGAGGACACCTCGACCACCGGTCAGTCGGCCCTCAAGGCCGTCGAGGCGCTGCGGCGCGAGGGCGCGGAGGTCGTCGCGGTCGCGGTGATCGTCGACCGCTCGACCGGCGCGCAGGCAGCGATCGAGGCCGAGGGTCTCGAGTGGCGTGCGGCGGTCGGGCTGACCGACCTCGGCCTCGACCCGCAGTGA
- a CDS encoding exodeoxyribonuclease III, with protein MRLATWNVNSIRARVGRIVAFAEREHIDVLAMQEIKCKPEQFPYAEFEAAGYHVEAHGLNQWNGVAIASREPIEDVEYAFTGMPGFLKDHDGPDAPQEARAIGATVGGVRVWSLYVPNGRSLHDPHYVYKLHWLKALEEHTRQALAAQPDLPLALVGDFNIAPTDADNGDPQVVEGATTHVSPAERAAFAALESAGVSDVVRPLVPEGYTYWDYKALKFPRNQGLRIDFILGSRALADAVTGAAIHRDERKGDAPSDHVPVVVDLDFPAADEDDDVPMIFG; from the coding sequence ATGCGGCTTGCCACCTGGAATGTGAACTCGATCCGCGCCCGCGTGGGACGCATCGTCGCCTTCGCCGAGCGCGAGCACATCGACGTGCTGGCGATGCAGGAGATCAAATGCAAGCCCGAGCAGTTCCCCTACGCGGAGTTCGAGGCGGCGGGCTATCACGTCGAGGCACACGGCCTGAACCAGTGGAACGGCGTCGCCATCGCGAGCCGCGAGCCGATCGAGGACGTGGAGTATGCCTTCACCGGCATGCCCGGCTTCCTCAAGGACCACGACGGGCCCGATGCGCCGCAGGAGGCGCGCGCGATCGGGGCCACGGTCGGCGGAGTGCGCGTGTGGAGCCTGTACGTGCCGAACGGACGCTCGCTGCACGACCCGCACTACGTCTACAAGCTGCACTGGCTGAAGGCGCTCGAGGAGCACACCCGGCAGGCGCTCGCGGCGCAGCCCGACCTGCCGCTCGCCCTGGTCGGCGACTTCAACATCGCCCCGACGGACGCCGACAACGGCGATCCGCAGGTTGTCGAGGGCGCCACGACGCACGTCTCCCCCGCCGAGCGCGCGGCGTTCGCCGCGCTGGAGTCGGCAGGCGTGAGCGACGTCGTGCGGCCGCTGGTGCCCGAGGGCTACACGTACTGGGACTACAAGGCGCTGAAGTTCCCGCGCAACCAGGGGCTCCGCATCGACTTCATCCTCGGCTCCCGCGCCCTGGCCGACGCCGTGACGGGCGCCGCGATCCACCGGGATGAGCGCAAGGGCGACGCTCCCAGCGACCATGTTCCCGTGGTCGTCGATCTCGACTTCCCGGCCGCGGACGAGGACGACGACGTCCCGATGATCTTCGGCTGA
- a CDS encoding winged helix-turn-helix transcriptional regulator: MATRSYGQYCGVTTAVELVAERWALLIIRDLLVGPRRYTDLKQGLPRIPTNILSTRLKELQDGGVVRRVPIPRCGLVYELTPYGRELEPIVLALGRWGFQRMGDPAEGDVVTADSLTMALRTAFQPVAAADMPSTTYELGVGPVTLGARVAEGTLEVWQIAPAAPPVGGVLPEGEPDIRIAAGPAIRRVISGELAPFDAIEQGHVVVVDGDPVLLERFAATFHIDPGARAA; the protein is encoded by the coding sequence TTGGCAACGCGCAGCTACGGGCAGTACTGCGGCGTCACGACGGCGGTCGAGCTGGTCGCGGAGCGGTGGGCGCTGCTCATCATCCGCGACCTGCTCGTCGGGCCGCGGCGCTACACCGACTTGAAGCAGGGACTGCCCCGGATTCCCACGAACATCCTCAGCACCCGCCTGAAGGAGCTGCAGGACGGCGGGGTGGTGCGCCGCGTGCCGATCCCGCGATGCGGGCTGGTCTACGAGCTGACCCCCTACGGGCGCGAGCTCGAGCCGATCGTGCTCGCGCTCGGACGCTGGGGATTCCAGCGCATGGGCGACCCGGCGGAGGGTGACGTCGTCACCGCCGACTCGCTCACCATGGCGCTGCGCACGGCGTTCCAGCCGGTGGCGGCGGCCGACATGCCGTCGACGACATACGAGCTGGGCGTCGGACCCGTGACCCTCGGGGCGCGTGTCGCCGAAGGAACGCTGGAGGTCTGGCAGATCGCTCCCGCGGCGCCGCCCGTCGGCGGCGTGCTGCCCGAGGGGGAGCCGGACATCCGGATCGCCGCCGGCCCCGCGATCCGACGTGTCATCTCGGGGGAGCTGGCGCCCTTCGACGCGATCGAGCAGGGGCACGTGGTCGTCGTCGACGGCGATCCCGTGCTGCTCGAGCGGTTCGCCGCCACGTTCCACATCGACCCCGGCGCTCGCGCCGCCTGA
- a CDS encoding VOC family protein: protein MPTNIFVNLPTADLPKAKEFYAALGAEIVPEFTDDNAACVKWDDNVFFMVLTKEYFGTFTDKAVVDPAGAAQVITALSRESREDVDAIRQRVLDAGGSEHKDPQDYGFMYSVSLADPDGNIIEFLWMDPVAAEKGPEAFMAESSGA from the coding sequence ATGCCCACCAACATCTTCGTCAACCTCCCCACCGCCGACCTGCCGAAGGCGAAGGAGTTCTACGCGGCGCTCGGCGCCGAGATCGTGCCCGAGTTCACCGACGACAACGCGGCCTGCGTGAAGTGGGACGACAACGTCTTCTTCATGGTGCTCACCAAGGAGTACTTCGGCACGTTCACCGACAAGGCGGTCGTCGACCCCGCTGGCGCGGCCCAGGTGATTACGGCTCTCAGCCGCGAGTCCCGCGAGGACGTCGACGCCATCCGTCAGCGCGTGCTCGACGCCGGCGGCTCCGAGCACAAGGACCCGCAGGACTACGGCTTCATGTACTCGGTGAGCCTCGCCGATCCCGACGGCAACATCATCGAGTTCCTGTGGATGGACCCGGTGGCGGCGGAGAAGGGCCCTGAGGCCTTCATGGCGGAGTCGTCGGGAGCCTGA
- a CDS encoding sensor histidine kinase, with protein sequence MALLTREPRTTGGLPTAPDAAPRARPTHRELRADVVLAGALFVAAILSVALSALSQLFSFRDDAGAWPLLFAALTTLPLAVRRRFPVAVAVTISGAYFAGTSLELAELYVSQVTVFVAFYTMGAWMDDRRRAAWARWLIILGMFIWMLVSTYLGAVNPSENMPDTAGAFSPYVAYMLILWLVNVAYFGGAYYLGDRAYAAARDRDALRRRTRELEEEREMSAAQAVMLDRVRIARELHDVVAHHVSAMGVQAGAARTVLDRDPDAARGILAAVEQSARGAIDELHLLLDTLRAPETGDEQASTLRLEGLASLAHEMTAAGTPTTFTVVGDPVDVPETVHVNLYRIAQEALTNARRHAGPDVAADMRLRYDADAVELEVANTGRTRPAARPGLGQLGMRERAIASGGSLEFGPRDRGGYLVRVRVPIKTGSAA encoded by the coding sequence ATGGCGCTTCTCACGCGTGAACCACGCACGACCGGAGGCCTCCCGACCGCGCCCGACGCGGCGCCGCGGGCGCGTCCGACACACCGGGAGCTGCGCGCGGACGTCGTGCTCGCCGGCGCTCTGTTCGTGGCGGCCATCCTCAGCGTCGCGCTGTCGGCCTTGTCGCAGTTGTTCAGTTTCCGCGACGATGCGGGCGCGTGGCCGCTGCTCTTCGCCGCGCTGACGACCCTGCCGCTCGCGGTGCGTCGGCGCTTCCCCGTCGCCGTCGCCGTGACGATCTCGGGTGCCTACTTCGCCGGCACGTCGCTCGAGCTCGCGGAGCTGTATGTCAGCCAGGTGACCGTGTTCGTGGCGTTCTACACGATGGGCGCGTGGATGGACGACCGGCGTCGCGCGGCCTGGGCCCGCTGGCTGATCATCCTCGGCATGTTCATCTGGATGCTCGTATCGACATATCTCGGCGCGGTGAACCCGAGCGAGAACATGCCCGACACGGCCGGGGCCTTCTCGCCCTACGTCGCGTACATGCTCATCCTCTGGCTCGTGAACGTCGCCTACTTCGGCGGTGCGTATTACCTCGGGGATCGGGCGTACGCCGCCGCGCGGGATCGCGACGCCCTGCGCCGCCGCACGCGCGAGCTCGAGGAGGAACGCGAGATGTCCGCCGCGCAGGCCGTCATGCTCGATCGCGTGCGCATCGCGCGCGAGCTGCACGACGTGGTCGCGCACCACGTCTCGGCCATGGGCGTCCAGGCCGGCGCGGCGCGCACGGTGCTCGATCGCGACCCGGATGCCGCCCGAGGAATACTCGCGGCCGTCGAACAATCGGCGCGGGGCGCGATCGACGAGCTGCACCTGCTGCTCGACACGCTGCGTGCGCCCGAGACGGGCGACGAGCAGGCCTCGACGCTGCGCCTGGAAGGACTCGCATCGCTCGCGCACGAGATGACCGCCGCGGGCACGCCGACCACCTTCACGGTGGTGGGGGATCCGGTCGACGTGCCCGAGACCGTGCACGTGAACCTGTATCGCATCGCGCAGGAGGCGCTGACGAACGCGCGGCGCCATGCCGGTCCGGACGTCGCGGCCGACATGCGTCTGCGCTACGACGCCGATGCGGTGGAGCTCGAGGTCGCGAACACGGGGCGCACGCGGCCTGCGGCCCGCCCCGGCCTCGGCCAGCTCGGCATGCGCGAGCGCGCGATCGCGTCGGGCGGATCGCTCGAGTTCGGCCCGCGCGATCGCGGCGGCTACCTCGTCCGCGTCCGCGTTCCGATCAAGACCGGGAGTGCCGCATGA
- a CDS encoding response regulator produces MSPRVMLVDDHATMRMGFRMILQASGIEVVGEAGTGAEAVAVAREVSPDVILMDVQMPGMDGIEATARILEHDRAPKIVIVTTFDRDDYLFAALDAGASGFLLKNAGPEELVAAVRVAAAGDALLAPEVTRRVIERHAPSAAAPQAPDPGLTEREREVLRLLADALSNAEIAQRLFIGEATVKTHVSNVLQKLGARDRVAAVVYAHRHGFA; encoded by the coding sequence ATGAGCCCGCGCGTGATGCTCGTCGACGACCATGCCACGATGCGCATGGGTTTCCGCATGATCCTGCAGGCCTCGGGAATCGAGGTCGTGGGGGAGGCCGGCACGGGTGCCGAGGCCGTCGCGGTCGCGCGTGAGGTGTCTCCCGACGTGATCTTGATGGACGTCCAGATGCCCGGCATGGACGGCATCGAGGCGACCGCCCGCATCCTCGAGCACGACCGTGCGCCCAAGATCGTGATCGTGACGACCTTCGACCGCGACGACTACCTGTTCGCGGCGCTCGACGCCGGCGCGAGCGGCTTCCTGCTCAAGAACGCCGGTCCCGAGGAGCTGGTCGCCGCGGTGCGCGTCGCCGCCGCGGGTGACGCGCTGCTGGCGCCCGAGGTGACCCGCCGCGTGATCGAGCGCCACGCGCCGTCCGCCGCGGCGCCCCAGGCGCCGGATCCCGGCCTGACCGAGCGCGAGCGCGAGGTGCTGCGGCTGCTGGCCGACGCCCTGAGCAACGCCGAGATCGCCCAGCGCCTCTTCATCGGCGAGGCCACCGTGAAGACGCACGTGTCGAACGTCCTTCAGAAGCTCGGCGCGCGGGACCGCGTGGCGGCGGTCGTGTACGCGCATCGCCACGGCTTCGCCTGA
- a CDS encoding ABC transporter ATP-binding protein: MLTLSGITKSYGERRVLDDVSFDVAPGRLTGFVGGNGAGKTTTMRIVLGLLALDGGEVTLNGARLDAADRRGFGYMPEERGLYPKMRVLEHIVYLARLHGISKENATTRATELLEQLGLGERLNDNIEALSLGNQQRAQIAAALVHDPEVLILDEPFSGLDPLAVDVVAAVLQARAAAGVSVLFSSHQLDVVERLCDDLVIIAGGTIRANGSRDELRARHASRRFELISSADTGWLRDEPGVDVVQFDGGYAVFDAADDQVAQRVLRGALERGEVAAFAPQRPSLAQIFKEVIQ, from the coding sequence ATGCTGACCTTGAGCGGGATCACGAAGAGCTACGGCGAGAGGCGGGTGCTGGACGACGTCTCGTTCGACGTCGCACCCGGCCGGCTCACCGGCTTCGTCGGCGGAAACGGCGCCGGCAAGACCACGACCATGCGGATCGTGCTGGGCCTGTTGGCACTCGACGGGGGAGAGGTGACGCTGAACGGCGCGCGCCTCGACGCCGCCGACCGCCGCGGCTTCGGGTACATGCCCGAGGAGCGCGGCCTCTACCCGAAGATGCGCGTGCTCGAGCACATCGTGTACCTCGCGCGCCTCCACGGGATCTCGAAGGAGAACGCCACGACCCGCGCCACCGAGCTGCTCGAGCAGCTCGGGCTGGGGGAGCGGCTGAACGACAACATCGAGGCTCTGTCCCTCGGCAACCAGCAGCGCGCGCAGATCGCGGCGGCGCTCGTGCACGACCCCGAGGTGCTGATCCTCGACGAGCCGTTCTCGGGACTCGACCCGCTCGCCGTGGACGTCGTCGCCGCCGTGCTGCAGGCGCGTGCGGCGGCGGGCGTCTCCGTGCTGTTCTCGTCGCATCAGCTCGATGTCGTCGAGCGCCTGTGCGACGACCTCGTCATCATCGCGGGCGGCACGATCCGGGCGAACGGCTCGCGCGATGAGCTGCGCGCGCGCCACGCGTCGCGCCGGTTCGAGCTGATCTCCTCGGCGGACACCGGCTGGCTGCGCGACGAGCCCGGGGTGGACGTCGTGCAGTTCGACGGCGGCTACGCCGTGTTCGACGCGGCCGACGACCAGGTCGCGCAGCGCGTGCTGCGCGGCGCCCTCGAACGCGGCGAGGTCGCGGCGTTCGCGCCGCAGCGCCCGTCGCTCGCCCAGATCTTCAAGGAGGTCATCCAGTGA